The following are encoded together in the Salvia hispanica cultivar TCC Black 2014 chromosome 6, UniMelb_Shisp_WGS_1.0, whole genome shotgun sequence genome:
- the LOC125193959 gene encoding phospholipid-transporting ATPase 1-like isoform X4: MANMELNGNFLPLSQSNIILRGCQLKNTEWAVGVVVYAGQDTKAMLNSAMSPSKRSRLETYMNRETFWLSVFLLIMCLVVGLGMGLWLNRHKFQLDTLPYYRKVYFQKGKDGKKYKYYGIPMETFFSFLSSIIVFQIMIPISLYITMELVRLGQSYFMIGDQHMYDSLSNSRFQCRSLNINEDLGQIRYILSDKTGTLTENKMEFKKASIWGKSYGDSKAGSREIDATVEECMGSGRKWKLKSEITPDTELIKLLYKDLHGEERIAAYDFFLTLAACNTVIPILTGIPSSISGSLLSDGQTSIDYQGESPDEQALVAAASAYGYTLFERTSGHIVIDANGEKLRLDVLGLHEFDSVRKRMSVVIRFPNGSVKVLVKGADTSMFSILKKDLPCDDRMRHVTQVHLNDYSSEGLRTLVVASRDLSGELLAEWQQMYEDACTSLTDRVVKLRQAAALIECNLTLLGATAIEDRLQEGVPEAIESLRQAGIKVWVLTGDKQETAISIGLSCRLLTADMHQIIINGNSEHECRKLLCDAKAKYHVNYASSFDDTTNLKKKTELNFLEMTSQTKSSNMSQQITGEEDRPTFGPLALIIDGNSLVYILEKDLEYELFNLTTLCKVVLCCRVAPLQKAGIVDMIKSRTDDLTLAIGDGANDVSMIQMADVGVGICGQEGRQAVMASDFAMGQFRFLKRLLLVHGHWNYQRLGYLILYNFYRNAVFVLMLFWYILCTAFSTTSALTDWSSVFYSVIYTSVPTVVVGILDKDLSHKTLLKYPKLYAAGHRQESYNMTLFWITMVDTLWQSLVLFYVPLFTYRESTIDIWSMGSLWTIAVVILVNVHLAMDIQRWVFVTHAAIWGSIVVTYGCMVVLDSIPVFPNYGTIYHLVKSPVYWISILLIMVIGLLPRFIFKVCRQIFWPSDIQIAREAEILRKRRPFFGSNADQDSS, from the exons ATGGCTAATATGGAGCTCAATGGGAATTTCCTTCCTCTCAGCCAATCCAATATTATTCTACGTGGCTGTCAGCTGAAGAACACAGAATGGGCAGTTGGGGTCGTGGTTTATGCTGGACAGGATACAAAAGCTATGCTAAACAGTGCAATGTCCCCTTCTAAAAGAAGCAGACTGGAAACCTACATGAACCGGGAGACATTTTGGTTAtcagtttttcttttaatcatGTGCCTTGTTGTCGGCCTAGGGATGGGTTTATGGTTAAATCGCCACAAGTTTCAGCTTGATACACTGCCTTACTACCGAAAAGTTTACTTCCAAAAGGGAAAAGATGGCAAGAAGTACAAGTATTATGGAATTCCTATGGAGacatttttctcattcttgaGTTCTATCATAGTTTTCCAGATAATGATTCCGATATCCCTCTACATCACGATGGAGCTGGTGCGGTTGGGGCAATCATATTTCATGATTGGTGATCAGCACATGTACGACAGTTTGAGCAATTCTAGGTTTCAGTGCAGATCCTTGAATATTAATGAGGATTTGGGACAAATACGATATATACTTTCTGATAAGACAGGCACACTGACAGAAAACAAGATGGAATTCAAGAAAGCAAGTATCTGGGGGAAGAGTTATGGTGACTCTAAAGCTGGTTCACGGGAGATAGACGCCACAG TGGAAGAGTGTATGGGGAGTGGAAGAAAATGGAAGCTTAAATCTGAAATCACCCCTGATACTGAACTCATCAAATTATTGTACAAAGATCTGCATGGAGAAGAAAGAATTGCTGCATACGACTTTTTCCTGACACTTGCAGCTTGTAACACCGTGATACCCATTCTTACCGGGATTCCTTCAAGTATTTCTGGTAGTTTATTGAGTGATGGCCAGACTTCTATAGATTATCAAGGTGAGTCTCCTGATGAACAGGCATTGGTTGCAGCAGCCTCTGCTTATGGCTATACACTTTTTGAGCGGACATCTGGGCATATAGTGATTGATGCCAATGGTGAGAAATTAAG GTTGGATGTATTGGGTTTGCATGAGTTTGATAGCGTGCGTAAAAGAATGTCGGTTGTCATTAGATTTCCCAATGGCAGTGTTAAGGTGTTGGTGAAGGGGGCTGATACATCAATGTTCAGCATCTTAAAAAAAGATCTTCCATGTGATGATCGCATGAGACATGTAACACAAGTACATCTGAATGATTATTCATCTGAAGGTTTACGCACCCTGGTTGTTGCATCTAGGGACCTTAGTGGTGAACTCCTTGCAGAGTGGCAACAAATGTACGAAGATGCGTGCACATCTTTGACTGATAGAGTTGTAAAACTACGCCAAGCTGCAGCTCTCATTGAATGCAACTTGACCCTTCTTGGAGCCACAGCTATTGAGGACAGATTACAAGAGGGTGTACCTGAAGCCATTGAGTCCCTGCGGCAAGCTGGAATAAAGGTGTGGGTTCTCACTGGAGATAAGCAAGAGACGGCAATATCTATTGGTCTTTCTTGCCGACTCTTGACAGCAGATATGCACCAGATCATAATCAATGGAAATTCAGAACATGAATGCAGAAAACTATTATGTGATGCCAAGGCCAAATACCATGTCAATTATGCAAGTTCCTTTGATGATACAACgaatttgaagaagaagactgaacttaattttcttgaaatgaCTTCTCAAACAAAGTCTTCCAATATGTCTCAACAGATTACAGGTGAGGAAGACAGGCCTACTTTTGGCCCGCTAGCCCTTATAATTGATGGCAACAGTCTGGTATACATATTAGAGAAAGACTTGGAATACGAG CTGTTCAACCTCACCACTTTGTGTAAGGTGGTGCTCTGTTGTAGGGTTGCACCCTTGCAGAAGGCTGGAATTGTGGACATGATTAAAAGCCGCACTGATGATCTTACACTAGCCATTGGTGACG GGGCTAATGACGTTTCCATGATCCAAATGGCGGATGTTGGCGTTGGAATTTGTGGGCAAGAAGGGCGCCAAGCTGTGATGGCATCAGACTTTGCTATGGGCCAGTTCAGATTTTTGAAAAGATTGCTTTTGGTGCATGGACACTGGAATTATCAGCGGCTTGGCTATCTCATTCTCTACAATTTTTATCGCAATGCTGTTTTTGTGTTGATGCTTTTCTG GTATATCTTATGTACAGCCTTTTCTACTACTTCTGCATTGACAGATTGGAGCAGTGTTTTTTACTCCGTCATTTATACTTCTGTACCAACGGTTGTTGTTGGTATTCTAGACAAGGACCTAAGTCATAAGACATTACTCAAATATCCAAAGCTCTATGCAGCAGGGCACCGTCAAGAGAGTTACAATATGACCCTCTTCTGGATTACAATGGTGGACACATTGTGGCAGAGCCTTGTACTCTTCTACGTACCATTGTTCACCTACAGAGAGAGCACTATTGACATATGGAGTATGGGAAGCTTATGGACAATTGCAGTTGTCATATTAGTTAATGTGCACTTGGCAATGGATATTCAGCGATGGGTATTTGTTACTCATGCTGCTATATGGGGCTCAATTGTTGTAACATATGGCTGCATGGTGGTGCTTGATTCTATACCTGTTTTCCCTAATTATGG TACAATATACCATCTTGTAAAATCACCAGTTTACTGGATCTCCATCTTACTCATAATGGTTATAGGATTGCTCCCCCGgtttattttcaaagtttgCCGTCAGATCTTCTGGCCCTCTGATATCCAGATTGCTAGAGAAGCTGAGATATTGAGAAAAAGGCGACCTTTTTTCGGGTCTAATGCTGATCAGGATTCTAGCTGA
- the LOC125194688 gene encoding uncharacterized protein LOC125194688, translating into MGSKSNSNNNNVVYVESIVVPMSLFLTIGYHAYLWQKLKTKPSQTTIGMNMLKRRSWLRQLNQGDDKKGMLAVQSLRNSLMFAILTATVTVIITLCLAALTNNAFNAADILAASDLFGSQSPRIMVLKYASSSIFLLASFLCSSLAVGFLVDANFLINAIGEFAPGGGGYTEAVVERGFAMAVVGNRVFCMALPLMLWLFGPLPVAISSAALVWGLYELDFVASLSTIVV; encoded by the coding sequence ATGGGAAGCAAAAGCAAtagcaacaacaacaacgtGGTGTATGTAGAGAGCATAGTAGTCCCAATGAGCCTCTTCCTCACAATAGGCTACCATGCCTATCTATGGCAAAAGCTCAAAACCAAACCCTCCCAAACCACAATCGGCATGAACATGCTCAAGCGCCGCTCATGGCTGCGGCAGCTCAACCAAGGCGACGACAAGAAGGGCATGCTCGCCGTCCAAAGCCTCCGAAACAGCCTGATGTTCGCCATCCTCACCGCCACGGTGACCGTGATCATCACGCTCTGCCTCGCCGCCCTCACCAACAACGCCTTCAACGCTGCGGACATCCTGGCGGCGTCCGACCTTTTCGGGTCGCAGTCGCCGAGGATCATGGTGCTCAAGTACGCGTCGTCGTCCATATTCCTGCTGGCGAGCTTCCTCTGCAGCTCGCTGGCGGTCGGGTTCTTGGTGGACGCCAACTTCCTGATCAATGCGATCGGGGAGTTTGCTCCCGGGGGAGGAGGATACACGGAGGCGGTGGTGGAGAGGGGGTTTGCGATGGCGGTGGTCGGGAATAGGGTGTTTTGTATGGCGCTGCCGCTTATGTTGTGGTTGTTCGGGCCGCTGCCGGTGGCGATCTCCTCCGCCGCGCTTGTGTGGGGGCTCTATGAGCTTGATTTTGTTGCTTCTCTCTCCACAATTGTTGTTTGA